In Streptomyces sp. P9-A4, a single window of DNA contains:
- a CDS encoding HAD family hydrolase, which produces MNGRGPGSRPPESVVLDTDGVLLDSAAVHAQAWKTAFDACLDRLAPGGGPQPPFDADAEYRRFVDGRSRYDGAAAFLAARGLHLPPGDPHDAPGHGTVWAVAAHKEQAFVDLLRRKGVTAFADVRPALGALRTAGVPCAAVSASRHARALIHGAGLGSLLTVIVDGGDAARLGLAGKPDPALFLRAAGLLGSRPRETAVVEDALAGVEAARRGGFGLVVGVDRTPLRSTTALLREQGADLVVPDLTTLVGSVWGERG; this is translated from the coding sequence ATGAACGGCCGAGGCCCTGGCTCTCGGCCGCCGGAGAGCGTCGTCCTCGACACCGACGGCGTTCTGCTCGACTCGGCCGCCGTGCACGCGCAGGCGTGGAAGACCGCGTTCGACGCCTGCCTCGACCGGCTGGCGCCCGGCGGCGGGCCCCAGCCGCCTTTCGACGCGGACGCCGAGTACCGCCGGTTCGTCGACGGCAGGTCCCGGTACGACGGCGCCGCCGCCTTCCTCGCCGCCCGCGGCCTTCACCTCCCACCGGGAGATCCCCACGACGCCCCCGGCCACGGCACGGTCTGGGCCGTCGCGGCACACAAGGAACAGGCATTCGTCGATCTGCTCCGCCGGAAGGGCGTCACGGCCTTCGCCGACGTCCGGCCGGCTCTCGGGGCCCTCCGCACGGCGGGAGTGCCGTGCGCCGCCGTGTCCGCCTCCCGGCATGCCCGGGCACTGATACATGGCGCGGGGCTCGGCAGTCTCCTCACGGTGATCGTGGACGGCGGGGACGCCGCCAGGCTCGGCCTCGCCGGGAAGCCGGATCCCGCGCTCTTCCTCCGTGCGGCGGGCCTCCTCGGCAGCCGCCCGCGCGAGACCGCGGTCGTCGAGGACGCACTCGCCGGAGTCGAGGCGGCACGTCGCGGCGGTTTCGGGCTCGTCGTCGGAGTCGACCGCACCCCGCTGCGGAGCACCACCGCCCTCCTGCGGGAGCAGGGTGCCGACCTGGTCGTTCCCGATCTGACCACGCTGGTCGGGAGCGTCTGGGGTGAGCGCGGATGA
- a CDS encoding ferredoxin reductase family protein, giving the protein MSTEVARTARPGGRRRAGRTAARSATVVVIAVQAAIWAGATAVLALWWVDTASVVGPAGWLTGAGRITGLLAGYACAVLVVLMARVPILDRTVGTDRMARWHAAVGRYTIGLTLAHAVLIIEGYALIGRTDPVTEGVRVVLHYPDMLKATAALLLLLLTAVVSARAARRRLSHETWFYLHLLTYAAIFLAFGHQLTNGAQFDRPAVRVGWYVLYAGAAALVVRYRLLAPVLLARRHRLRVSEVRREAPDVVSVVVTGERLDELTVRPGQFLRWRFLVPGLWWTASPYSVSAVPDGRSLRITVKALGGHSAALARVRPGTRVSAEGPYGALTADRAAGRPALLLAAGVGITPLRVLFETLPGDPVLIHWARRPEDLVLRHEIDAIAARRNARAYYSVSHPAGYRLPLDAATVRSLVPDVAGRVCYLCGPPGWAAAAEAMLREAGVPARRIHQESFTW; this is encoded by the coding sequence ATGAGCACGGAAGTCGCACGGACGGCGCGGCCGGGCGGCCGACGTCGTGCCGGCCGGACCGCCGCCCGGTCCGCGACCGTCGTGGTGATCGCCGTCCAGGCGGCGATCTGGGCCGGGGCCACGGCGGTGCTCGCCCTGTGGTGGGTGGACACGGCCTCGGTGGTGGGGCCTGCCGGCTGGTTGACCGGCGCGGGCCGGATCACCGGTCTGCTCGCGGGATACGCCTGCGCGGTACTGGTCGTTCTCATGGCGCGGGTGCCGATCCTGGACCGCACGGTGGGCACGGACCGGATGGCGCGCTGGCACGCGGCGGTGGGCCGCTACACCATCGGGCTGACACTGGCCCACGCGGTGCTGATCATCGAAGGCTACGCACTCATCGGCCGGACGGATCCGGTCACCGAGGGTGTCCGGGTGGTCCTGCACTACCCGGACATGCTCAAGGCGACGGCCGCGCTGTTGCTCCTGCTGCTCACGGCGGTGGTCTCGGCGCGCGCCGCACGCCGCCGGCTGAGCCACGAGACGTGGTTCTACCTGCACCTCCTCACGTACGCGGCGATCTTCCTCGCCTTCGGCCATCAGCTCACGAACGGTGCGCAATTCGACCGGCCGGCCGTGCGGGTCGGCTGGTACGTGCTGTACGCGGGGGCCGCCGCTCTGGTCGTCCGGTACCGGCTGCTCGCGCCGGTGCTGCTGGCCCGGCGCCATCGGCTGCGGGTCTCCGAGGTCCGCCGGGAGGCCCCTGACGTGGTGTCCGTCGTCGTCACCGGCGAGCGACTCGACGAACTCACCGTCCGACCGGGCCAGTTCCTCCGCTGGCGGTTCCTGGTACCGGGGCTGTGGTGGACCGCGTCGCCGTACTCGGTGTCCGCCGTCCCGGACGGACGCAGCCTGCGCATCACCGTGAAGGCGCTGGGCGGCCACAGCGCGGCACTCGCCAGGGTCCGACCGGGCACCCGGGTGTCGGCCGAGGGCCCGTACGGCGCCCTCACCGCGGACCGCGCGGCGGGACGGCCCGCTCTGCTGCTCGCGGCCGGGGTGGGCATCACCCCGCTGCGGGTGCTGTTCGAAACGCTGCCGGGGGATCCGGTGCTGATCCACTGGGCGCGACGGCCCGAGGACCTGGTGCTCCGACACGAGATCGACGCGATCGCCGCACGGCGGAACGCACGCGCCTACTACTCCGTCAGCCATCCGGCGGGCTACCGCCTGCCGTTGGACGCCGCCACGGTGCGCAGCCTGGTCCCGGACGTCGCGGGGCGGGTCTGCTACCTGTGCGGACCACCCGGCTGGGCCGCGGCGGCGGAGGCGATGCTGCGCGAGGCGGGGGTGCCCGCCCGCCGGATCCACCAGGAGTCGTTCACCTGGTGA
- a CDS encoding MBL fold metallo-hydrolase, whose translation MKVSNGDLGRPGHPLLPPEPFSGADALLMESTYGDRRHDQESARSGFAAVIARTLARSGTVVIPAFAIDRTEVVLHELTLLRERGVLPRSVPVYVDSPMALAALDVYRDAVSERSPELRPEILAEGAAALSPEPFLAARTVQESIGINEVGGPAVIVSAAGMATGGRVLHHLHRLLPDPRNAVVVVGFAAAGTRARDLVDGARTLKMFGEYVPVRAEVADVPHFSAHADADQILDWLRGAPPPHTTYLVHGEPAASEALRDRIDHELGWAAVVPRSGEAVLVR comes from the coding sequence GTGAAGGTCTCGAACGGGGACCTGGGGCGGCCCGGGCACCCGCTGCTGCCGCCCGAGCCGTTCTCCGGCGCCGACGCGCTGCTCATGGAGTCCACGTACGGCGACCGCCGCCACGACCAGGAGTCCGCCCGCTCGGGGTTCGCCGCCGTGATCGCCCGGACTCTCGCCCGGAGCGGCACCGTCGTCATCCCCGCCTTCGCCATCGACCGCACCGAGGTCGTCCTGCACGAGCTGACCCTGCTGCGCGAGAGGGGTGTCCTGCCCCGGTCGGTCCCCGTGTACGTGGACAGCCCCATGGCCCTGGCCGCCCTGGACGTCTACCGGGACGCGGTAAGCGAGCGCTCCCCCGAGCTGCGGCCGGAAATCCTCGCCGAGGGAGCTGCCGCGCTGAGCCCGGAGCCGTTCCTCGCCGCGCGTACGGTCCAGGAATCCATCGGGATCAACGAGGTCGGCGGCCCCGCCGTCATCGTCTCGGCGGCCGGCATGGCGACCGGCGGCCGTGTTCTGCACCACCTGCACCGGCTGCTCCCGGACCCGCGCAACGCGGTCGTCGTGGTCGGCTTCGCCGCGGCCGGCACCCGGGCGCGGGACCTGGTGGACGGTGCCAGGACGCTGAAGATGTTCGGCGAGTACGTGCCCGTACGGGCTGAGGTCGCCGACGTACCCCACTTCTCGGCCCACGCCGACGCCGACCAGATCCTCGACTGGCTGCGCGGCGCCCCTCCCCCGCATACCACCTACCTCGTCCACGGCGAACCGGCCGCGTCCGAGGCGTTGCGCGACCGCATCGACCACGAACTGGGCTGGGCCGCCGTCGTACCTCGCTCGGGTGAGGCCGTCCTGGTCCGGTGA
- a CDS encoding transposase, with protein sequence MGTGRGDLSDAEWERLRPFLPVSNRRCGRWRDHRQVIDGILHRVRTGRPHDQRPIGTHGGRHERRSRDGRGRSS encoded by the coding sequence GTGGGCACGGGGCGGGGTGATCTGAGCGATGCGGAGTGGGAACGGCTGCGGCCGTTCCTGCCGGTCAGCAACAGACGTTGTGGCAGGTGGCGTGATCATCGGCAGGTGATCGACGGGATTCTTCACCGGGTGCGGACCGGTCGGCCCCATGACCAGCGGCCGATCGGGACGCATGGTGGAAGGCATGAGCGTCGGTCTCGGGACGGCCGTGGCAGGTCTTCGTGA
- a CDS encoding zinc-dependent alcohol dehydrogenase family protein, with translation MKALVFQGPGEIAWRDVPDPGIEDPADVIVRVDVVTICGTDLHILKGDVPEVTPGRVLGHEAVGTVVETGGDVRSVRPGDRVLVSCISACGRCRFCREGRYGQCRGGGGWILGHTVDGTQAEYVRVPFADLSVHPLPDSIGGSDAVLLADIFPTAYEVGVLNGAVRPADTVVVVGAGPIGLAAIATAGFYSPSRIVAVDLAASRLDAARALGADATVNAKEGPEQLVADLTDGLGADVVMEAVGVPEAFEMCTRMVRPGGRVANIGVHGKPAVLHLEDLWIKDVTITTGLVDTSSTPMLLRMMAAGRLPSAELITHRFELGQMEEAYEVFGGAAETGAIKVALGGPQHTVVSVPDAPAA, from the coding sequence ATGAAGGCGCTCGTCTTCCAGGGGCCGGGTGAGATCGCCTGGCGCGATGTACCCGACCCGGGGATCGAGGACCCCGCCGACGTGATCGTACGGGTCGACGTCGTCACGATCTGTGGCACGGACCTGCACATCCTGAAGGGCGACGTGCCGGAGGTGACGCCCGGCCGGGTCCTCGGACACGAAGCGGTGGGCACCGTCGTCGAGACCGGCGGCGACGTCCGCTCGGTGCGACCGGGAGACCGCGTCCTGGTCTCCTGCATCTCCGCCTGCGGCCGGTGCCGGTTCTGCCGTGAAGGCCGCTACGGGCAGTGCCGCGGCGGAGGCGGCTGGATCCTCGGCCACACCGTCGACGGCACACAGGCCGAATACGTCCGCGTGCCCTTCGCCGACCTGTCCGTCCATCCGCTGCCGGACTCGATCGGGGGCTCCGACGCGGTTCTGCTGGCCGACATCTTCCCCACCGCCTACGAGGTCGGGGTTCTGAACGGTGCCGTGCGCCCCGCCGACACGGTGGTCGTCGTCGGCGCGGGTCCCATCGGTCTCGCCGCCATCGCCACGGCCGGCTTCTACAGTCCGAGCCGGATCGTCGCCGTCGACCTGGCCGCGTCGCGACTGGACGCCGCCCGTGCCCTGGGCGCGGACGCCACGGTGAACGCGAAGGAAGGCCCCGAGCAGCTCGTCGCGGATCTGACCGACGGTCTCGGGGCCGATGTCGTCATGGAGGCCGTCGGTGTCCCGGAGGCGTTCGAGATGTGTACGCGGATGGTCCGGCCGGGCGGCAGGGTCGCCAACATCGGAGTGCACGGCAAGCCGGCGGTCCTCCACCTCGAAGACCTGTGGATCAAGGACGTCACCATCACCACCGGGCTGGTCGACACCTCGTCCACTCCCATGCTGCTGCGCATGATGGCCGCGGGGCGGCTGCCGTCGGCGGAACTGATCACCCACCGGTTCGAGCTGGGGCAGATGGAGGAGGCGTACGAGGTGTTCGGCGGAGCGGCCGAGACCGGCGCCATCAAGGTCGCGCTGGGCGGCCCGCAGCACACGGTCGTGAGCGTCCCCGACGCGCCGGCGGCCTGA
- a CDS encoding helix-turn-helix domain-containing protein, which yields MNTAEDRHTPHATSDLGRRVAARRAELGLSREDVAERAGTTPAFLAYVEERVSTPGIEFLVRLANALETTVRDLTGSTADLAPGGARAGYRAQMEDIGEAECWELLDGHGVGRVAVEGRDGLMVIPVNYQVVDREIVFMTAADSSLARGAASGAEVAFEEDRLDEAFSQGWSVLLVGPVRRVSDETSVRRIRDAIHSEPWAGDGRDTVVTLSPRRVTGRRIRVPGAPGTPSGSAGQDPPRQ from the coding sequence ATGAACACGGCCGAAGACCGTCATACCCCACACGCCACGAGCGATCTGGGCCGCCGCGTCGCGGCCAGGCGCGCAGAACTCGGCCTGTCCCGGGAGGACGTGGCCGAGCGGGCCGGAACCACCCCCGCATTCCTCGCTTACGTGGAGGAGCGGGTGTCCACTCCGGGGATCGAATTCCTGGTCCGGCTCGCGAACGCCCTGGAGACCACCGTCCGGGATCTCACCGGGTCCACGGCGGACCTCGCACCCGGAGGAGCCCGCGCCGGGTACCGCGCACAGATGGAGGACATCGGCGAAGCCGAGTGCTGGGAGCTGCTCGACGGCCACGGCGTCGGCCGGGTCGCCGTCGAAGGACGGGACGGGCTCATGGTGATCCCCGTGAACTACCAGGTCGTCGACCGGGAGATCGTCTTCATGACGGCCGCCGACTCGTCCCTCGCGCGCGGCGCGGCCTCCGGCGCGGAAGTCGCCTTCGAGGAGGATCGCCTGGACGAAGCCTTCAGCCAGGGCTGGAGCGTGCTCCTCGTCGGTCCGGTACGAAGGGTGTCGGACGAGACCTCGGTACGGAGGATCAGGGACGCGATCCACTCGGAGCCGTGGGCCGGGGACGGGCGGGACACCGTGGTGACGCTCTCGCCGCGCCGGGTGACCGGCCGCCGCATCCGGGTGCCGGGCGCGCCCGGCACACCGTCCGGGTCCGCCGGCCAAGACCCGCCCCGACAGTGA
- a CDS encoding Hsp20 family protein has protein sequence MAGGKVERRHSLFPDFNDWFSREFPGLPGWRPATTAHSIPVEVNSGDGVYVLRAELPGMDPDNDISITVDDNLITVSAEHSESEEDKEHSEFRYGSFRRTVRLPGTIPADDVEASYTDGILTIRVPLPEQETGAARTIPVKRGGTPPEGGHVVNPRRVLVAYGSKHGATRGIADEIGRTLKADGFDAVVLPADTVSDVSGYDGVVLGGALYAGHWNGKARRCVRRNADQLRRRPVWLFSSGPLDDSAEQHDIPPVPGVARRMNSLGAREHMTFGGAVTGETPGRVSRSLVRHGKGADFRDPERIREWAHHIGTELGTMR, from the coding sequence ATGGCCGGAGGCAAGGTGGAACGCAGGCACAGCCTCTTCCCCGACTTCAACGACTGGTTCAGCCGGGAGTTTCCGGGGCTGCCGGGATGGCGACCCGCGACGACCGCTCACTCCATTCCGGTGGAGGTGAACAGCGGTGACGGTGTGTACGTACTGCGCGCCGAGCTCCCGGGAATGGACCCGGACAACGACATCAGCATCACCGTCGACGACAACCTCATCACCGTGAGCGCGGAGCACAGCGAGAGCGAGGAGGACAAGGAGCACTCGGAGTTCCGCTACGGATCGTTCCGCAGAACCGTACGTCTGCCGGGCACGATCCCGGCCGACGACGTCGAGGCGTCGTACACGGACGGCATCCTCACCATCCGCGTACCGCTGCCCGAGCAGGAGACGGGCGCCGCACGCACCATCCCGGTGAAGCGAGGCGGCACCCCGCCCGAAGGAGGCCACGTCGTGAACCCCCGACGAGTCCTGGTCGCATACGGCAGCAAGCACGGCGCGACCAGAGGGATCGCCGACGAGATCGGCCGGACGCTCAAGGCCGACGGCTTCGATGCCGTCGTCCTGCCGGCCGACACCGTCTCCGACGTCAGCGGCTACGACGGAGTCGTACTCGGCGGGGCCCTCTATGCCGGGCACTGGAACGGCAAGGCGCGACGGTGCGTACGGCGCAACGCCGACCAGCTCCGCCGTCGCCCGGTCTGGCTCTTCAGCAGCGGCCCCCTCGACGACTCCGCCGAGCAGCACGACATCCCGCCGGTACCCGGTGTCGCCCGCCGGATGAACAGCCTCGGCGCCCGGGAGCACATGACCTTCGGGGGCGCCGTGACCGGCGAGACCCCGGGCCGCGTCAGCCGGTCCCTGGTCCGCCACGGAAAGGGCGCAGACTTCCGCGACCCGGAACGGATCCGGGAGTGGGCCCACCACATCGGAACCGAACTCGGCACCATGCGCTGA
- a CDS encoding universal stress protein — translation MEPPLVAGVDGCGASLTALDRAVDEAVRHGLPLRIVHASLRERHEGVVPACATDRPSGQILAENIVGTAAERARRRAPDLPLTTDVLAEDASSALLGEGGTGAILVVGSRGRGDFAGLLRGDGGPHFAGSFEPFGKALADTASEHPRVRPRRTTVEGPAHRVLTERSAADLLVVGARRRDGLVGPELGRVAHRALHHADRPVAVVSQRRPERMEGER, via the coding sequence ATGGAACCGCCCTTGGTGGCAGGAGTCGACGGGTGCGGCGCCAGTCTCACGGCCCTGGACCGGGCGGTCGACGAAGCCGTACGGCACGGGCTTCCCCTGCGGATCGTCCATGCCTCGCTGCGGGAACGGCACGAAGGAGTCGTGCCGGCCTGCGCCACGGACCGGCCGTCGGGCCAGATCCTCGCCGAGAACATCGTCGGCACCGCGGCCGAACGCGCCCGGCGCCGTGCACCCGACCTCCCCCTCACCACGGACGTCCTGGCCGAGGACGCGTCCAGCGCGCTCCTCGGAGAGGGAGGGACGGGCGCGATCCTCGTCGTCGGGTCCCGCGGGCGCGGCGATTTCGCCGGCCTTCTGCGTGGGGACGGAGGACCCCACTTCGCGGGGTCTTTCGAACCGTTCGGCAAGGCCTTGGCGGACACGGCGTCCGAGCATCCCCGGGTGCGCCCGCGCAGGACCACGGTCGAGGGACCCGCCCACCGGGTGCTGACCGAGCGCTCCGCCGCCGACCTGCTCGTCGTGGGAGCCCGGCGCCGGGACGGGCTCGTCGGTCCGGAGCTGGGCAGGGTCGCCCACCGCGCCCTGCACCACGCCGATCGTCCGGTCGCCGTCGTGTCCCAGCGGCGTCCGGAGCGGATGGAAGGAGAGCGGTGA
- a CDS encoding Rv1733c family protein: MDHHKRSDPRPTPSGWGPGARAALVLVLMISLICGVVATASLWNTGARADREIAAHRHQVRATTTAPAKDPPVATRYGATPKSVAPAVWEQPDHVLRYGTVHVPSGTPRGGTVTIWVDDAGTPARPAGSAVDRALTSFSGGSVAMASVGAIGAGALVLVRRRTGSRRLDAWEREWEQVEPVWSGRLRRGSSPGADDD, encoded by the coding sequence ATGGACCACCACAAGCGGTCGGACCCGCGACCCACGCCGTCCGGGTGGGGACCCGGCGCTCGCGCCGCACTGGTCCTCGTCCTGATGATCTCCCTGATCTGCGGCGTCGTGGCCACCGCGAGCCTGTGGAACACCGGAGCCAGGGCCGACCGTGAAATCGCCGCCCACCGCCACCAGGTGCGGGCGACCACCACCGCGCCTGCCAAGGACCCGCCCGTCGCCACCCGGTACGGGGCGACGCCGAAGTCCGTCGCACCCGCGGTCTGGGAACAGCCCGACCACGTCCTTCGGTACGGCACCGTCCACGTCCCTTCAGGGACGCCCCGGGGCGGCACGGTGACGATCTGGGTGGATGACGCCGGCACCCCCGCCCGCCCTGCGGGCAGCGCCGTCGACCGCGCACTGACCTCGTTCTCGGGCGGGAGCGTCGCCATGGCCTCCGTCGGAGCGATCGGGGCCGGCGCCCTCGTCCTCGTACGACGGCGGACCGGATCCCGTCGGCTCGACGCCTGGGAACGGGAGTGGGAGCAGGTCGAACCCGTGTGGTCCGGCCGGCTCCGCCGGGGGAGCTCTCCGGGGGCCGACGACGACTGA
- a CDS encoding response regulator transcription factor, producing the protein MNPSPRTEVRRPDGTRPRVLVVDDEQDLTEVLAAALRTEGWEVRTAGTAAEATAVAATFGPDAVVLDWMLPDHDGPHVLARLRAARPTLCVLFLTARDAVEDRIAGITAGADDYVTKPFSLEEVLARLRGLLRRAGLAEVTQSGGPRLVLADLVMDEEGYEVARGGVPVDLSRTEFELLRYLLRNPHRVLSKQQILDHVWRYDFGGRAHVVELYISYLRKKIDAGRPPLIHTVRGVGYVLRPERR; encoded by the coding sequence ATGAACCCATCGCCGCGTACCGAGGTGCGCCGCCCCGACGGCACCCGTCCCAGGGTGCTGGTCGTCGACGACGAGCAGGACCTCACCGAGGTGCTGGCCGCAGCCCTGCGCACCGAAGGCTGGGAGGTGCGCACCGCGGGAACAGCCGCCGAGGCGACCGCCGTCGCCGCGACCTTCGGCCCGGACGCGGTGGTTCTCGACTGGATGCTGCCGGACCACGACGGCCCGCACGTGCTGGCCCGGCTGCGCGCGGCCCGTCCGACCCTGTGCGTCCTCTTCCTCACCGCGCGCGACGCCGTCGAGGACCGGATCGCCGGGATCACCGCGGGCGCCGACGACTACGTCACCAAGCCGTTCAGCCTTGAGGAGGTGCTGGCCAGACTCCGGGGGCTGCTGCGCCGGGCCGGGCTCGCGGAGGTCACCCAAAGCGGTGGACCGCGTCTGGTCCTCGCCGACCTCGTCATGGACGAGGAAGGCTACGAGGTCGCCCGCGGCGGCGTTCCCGTCGACCTGTCCCGCACCGAGTTCGAGCTGCTGCGCTACCTCCTGCGGAATCCGCACCGAGTGCTGTCCAAGCAGCAGATCCTGGACCACGTCTGGCGGTACGACTTCGGTGGTCGCGCCCATGTCGTCGAGCTCTACATCAGCTATCTCCGCAAGAAGATCGACGCCGGCCGCCCGCCGCTCATCCACACCGTGCGCGGCGTCGGCTACGTCCTGCGCCCCGAGCGCCGATGA
- a CDS encoding HAMP domain-containing sensor histidine kinase has product MTARRPSRVRGWRFRPRLPHSLRARLTTGLVVLLALACLIVGLVTVLALRSFLVSRLDQQIVVGGGRFAVSLEHEDRPDADGGGDTRGQADGTLGVRLLRGRIAQTAVVRGTSDVRVPLTADDARALAAVPADARPRTVHLTSLGAYRVAAWSGDDGDVLLSGLPLHPVEETVERLAAVETIVFAIVLTATGVATAAWTRFSLRPLERLAATADEVTRLPLAAGQVAMPPPLPGTRPDSEAGRLTGAFNRMLGHVGDALERRHVVEERLRTFAADAGHELRTPVATVRARAELVLRSHGDTLPDDVRHALERIDAESRRMSLLVDELLLLARLDAGRSLRRDDVDLTRVVLDTVADATARHLGHLWELDLPEEPVHVTGDGDRLHQVLGNLLANAGGHTPAGTRVTVGLAADAEGVVLTVTDDGPGIPAELLPGVFDRFTRGDSSRSRATGSTGLGLAIVDAVTRAHDGRATVTSRPGHTRFTLRLPSRRDDDGVHDGDGGEAQDLSGRSCD; this is encoded by the coding sequence ATGACCGCGCGGCGCCCGTCACGTGTCCGCGGGTGGCGGTTCCGACCCCGCCTGCCGCACTCGCTCCGTGCCCGGCTGACCACCGGGCTCGTCGTGCTTCTCGCCCTCGCGTGCCTCATCGTCGGCCTGGTCACCGTACTCGCCCTGCGCAGCTTCCTGGTCAGCCGCCTCGACCAGCAGATCGTGGTGGGCGGCGGCCGCTTCGCCGTCAGCCTCGAACACGAGGACCGGCCCGATGCCGACGGCGGGGGAGACACCCGGGGGCAGGCCGACGGGACGCTCGGGGTCCGACTGCTGCGGGGCCGGATCGCGCAGACCGCTGTGGTACGCGGAACCAGCGACGTCAGGGTGCCGCTGACCGCCGACGACGCGCGGGCGCTCGCAGCCGTGCCCGCGGACGCCCGGCCCCGCACCGTGCACCTCACGTCCCTCGGGGCGTACCGTGTCGCGGCCTGGAGCGGCGACGACGGCGACGTCCTGCTGTCGGGGCTGCCCCTGCACCCCGTCGAGGAGACGGTGGAGCGTCTCGCGGCCGTGGAGACGATCGTGTTCGCGATCGTCCTCACCGCGACCGGGGTGGCCACCGCGGCCTGGACCCGGTTCTCCCTGCGCCCCCTCGAACGACTGGCCGCGACCGCGGACGAGGTGACCCGGCTTCCGCTCGCCGCGGGGCAGGTCGCCATGCCGCCGCCGCTGCCCGGCACCCGGCCGGATTCGGAGGCGGGCCGGCTCACCGGTGCGTTCAACCGGATGCTCGGCCATGTCGGCGACGCCCTGGAACGCCGCCATGTGGTCGAGGAACGGCTGCGCACCTTCGCCGCCGACGCCGGACACGAACTGCGCACCCCTGTGGCCACGGTACGGGCCCGCGCCGAACTCGTACTGCGCAGCCACGGCGACACCCTGCCCGACGATGTCCGGCACGCCCTCGAACGGATCGACGCCGAGTCCCGCCGTATGAGCCTCCTGGTGGACGAACTGCTGCTGCTGGCCCGGCTGGACGCGGGACGCAGCCTGCGCAGGGACGACGTCGACCTGACCCGGGTGGTTCTCGACACCGTGGCGGACGCGACCGCCCGGCACCTCGGACACCTGTGGGAGTTGGACCTTCCCGAGGAGCCCGTCCATGTCACCGGCGACGGTGACCGCCTCCACCAGGTCCTCGGCAACCTCCTCGCGAACGCGGGCGGGCACACACCGGCCGGTACCCGAGTCACCGTCGGCCTCGCCGCCGACGCGGAGGGGGTCGTCCTCACCGTCACGGACGATGGCCCGGGCATCCCGGCCGAGCTGCTGCCCGGCGTCTTCGACCGGTTCACCAGGGGAGACTCCTCGCGCTCCCGCGCGACAGGCTCGACCGGCCTCGGCCTCGCCATCGTGGACGCCGTGACCCGCGCCCACGACGGCCGGGCAACAGTCACCAGCCGCCCCGGCCACACCCGCTTCACTCTGCGACTGCCGTCGCGGCGCGACGACGACGGCGTCCACGACGGGGACGGCGGCGAAGCCCAGGACTTGTCCGGCCGATCATGTGACTAG
- a CDS encoding universal stress protein: MTSETPARPELGDVVVGVDGSPSGRRAALWAADEADRRSRSLRLVHAADTDRRALFAHADTLQAVREAGRDLLIKTASTVQERFPDLAVTKELSRQEPVAGLRAAAGHGGTIVVGNRGLGGFSALMLGSVGLGVAARAEAPVIVVRGDGDRPESGSVTAAVHGASDLGWLLVAAAEADARKALLRLVSVWNVLTHVGSVVSMLDDLDEIARQRVHEIKALADRVRDFYPGLDISHHVETGTSTPGTLVETSAHTDLLVMGREHRVLGAGPSLGRVAHTLLHHAHCPVEIVPPAFATRVEET, encoded by the coding sequence ATGACCAGCGAGACCCCCGCTCGACCGGAGCTCGGCGATGTCGTCGTGGGGGTCGACGGGTCTCCCTCCGGGCGCAGGGCCGCTCTCTGGGCCGCCGACGAGGCGGACCGACGGAGCCGTTCCCTGCGTCTCGTCCACGCCGCCGACACCGACCGCCGTGCGCTCTTCGCCCATGCCGATACGCTCCAGGCGGTACGCGAAGCAGGCCGCGACCTGCTGATCAAGACCGCGAGCACGGTCCAGGAGCGCTTTCCGGACCTTGCCGTCACGAAGGAACTGAGCCGCCAGGAGCCGGTCGCCGGTCTCCGGGCGGCCGCCGGCCACGGGGGCACGATCGTGGTGGGCAACCGGGGGCTCGGCGGCTTCTCCGCCCTCATGCTCGGCTCCGTCGGTCTGGGCGTGGCCGCTCGCGCCGAGGCGCCCGTGATCGTCGTCCGTGGTGACGGCGACCGCCCCGAGTCGGGCTCGGTGACGGCGGCCGTACACGGTGCTTCGGATCTCGGCTGGCTGCTCGTCGCGGCTGCCGAGGCCGACGCCCGCAAGGCGCTGTTGCGGCTGGTGAGCGTCTGGAACGTGCTCACCCACGTCGGCAGCGTCGTGAGCATGCTGGACGACCTGGACGAGATCGCGCGGCAGCGCGTGCACGAGATCAAGGCGCTCGCCGACCGTGTACGCGACTTCTACCCCGGGCTCGACATCAGCCACCATGTCGAGACGGGCACGAGCACGCCCGGGACCCTGGTGGAGACGAGTGCCCATACCGATCTGCTCGTGATGGGCAGAGAACACCGTGTCCTGGGTGCGGGCCCGTCACTGGGGCGCGTCGCCCACACCCTGCTCCACCACGCCCACTGCCCGGTGGAGATCGTTCCACCCGCCTTCGCCACCCGGGTCGAGGAGACGTGA